TGCCCTTGTGAAGAGCAAGCCCTGCAATAATTTGAACATCATAAGGCCTTTCTTTAAGGCGCCTTCTAGCAGCCTCTCTAGAAAGAGAAAAAGCTCTCTCTAAAATACTCTCTAAAGAATTGCCAGATTTTAATTCATCTTTAAGCTTTTCTGTCTCTTTTGGAAAATCTTCATCTGCTAATGATAATGCCCAACGTTCAAGCTTATTAATATTTCTTAAAGTTGGAAGATAATCTTTTAAATCTCTTTTAATTTTTGAGCCAATAGTTGTCTCAAGTACTGCTTTTAACATGTTAGGTATTAATTCTCCTAAATAATTGACTTGAAGTCATTTTAAATAATAATATAAAAATATGAAAAAACACTATAAATCTCTTATACTAAGCTTGCTTTTTGCAATTATATCATGTAATACTAAAACTTTAAATGAACTAGGAGAAGAGCAATTTAAAATACCATTCGGATCACTTCCTGGTGCAATAATGCCCTTGGATGACAAATTCACAAATTCAAAATTTGATATCAAAACATATAATGGGCTAGTATACATCGCAGAAATAAAAACAAACAAATTAATGATTTTTAACTCATACGGAAAACTAATACAAACCTATCAAAATGGAATATTTAAAACAAACCCAGATTTAAAAATAAAAAAAATAGATTTTGAAGGAATTCAAGCAATATATCCACTAAAAGATTTTATTATTGTCTCAGACAAACTAAATAATAAAAAATCAAAATTCAATCAAAAGGAAAATATTGCCTACTTTATGAGAATATTAATACTAAACAAAAACTCGTCTGTAGAAATTTTGGGTCAAGAAGGTTTAAACGGAACACCATTTCCACAAATTTATGATGTTAATGTTGATGAAAATGGCAACATTGCAATAATATCAATATATAGCGAGGGATATATAATATATTCTTATAATAAAGAATTTTCTCCGCTTTATAAAATTTACGTGAATAAAAACCTACTAAACACAATAGACAATCCAAAAAAAAAATACAATATTTCAATAGATAAGGTTTTTTTTGAAGTTAACAAAAAAACTCTTTATGTGAAAACCACTTACTATGAAAACATTGGAGATAATGAAAATATAAACGATCTTGGAATTAAAATTAAAGATCAATATATTTATAAAATGAGTTTAAAAAAAAATAAAGAATTAGAAGTAATAAGCAAAATTGCCCTTCCTAAAAATTTACTAGATGATAAACAGGAAAGCTTTATCAATATTATAAAAATACAAAAAGACAAAATAATAGCATCTACTAACATGAAAAATTTATCTAATAATTTAATATGGAAATTGGACAGCAAAGGTTTAATTAAAGAACAAATAGCTTTAATCGAGCCTAGAAATTTAATATTTCTCTCTGAAAGCTTATCTAAAGATGGAATACTTAGCATACTTTATGGCGGAAAAACTGGTGTTAGTGTTTACTGGTGGAATCTAAACACTTTATTAAAATTATAATCATAAAAAGATTAAACTTTAAAGGTTAAATTTTCAAATTCAATGAAAAAGATTAATTGCAATCAAAAAATAGAAATCGAATATCAAAAAAAGATGAAAAAACATATCATTATTGGAATAATCTTTGTTATAATTCTTTTATTTTTTAAAATTTTACTAATTCCCATACTTCAAAATCATGAGAAAAATAAAAACAATATCAAAATGACAATAAGCTACAAACAAAAAAAAAATAGATTATCATTAAAAATGAGCATAAAAACAAAAACACTCTCTACCCTTGGAAAAGCCAAACTGGATATTTATCTAGACAATAGATTAATTGAAAGCCAAATGCTTTATATAAGCAGCAAAAACTTTACAACATATGCTAATATAATATATCAAAATGAAAGTTTATTAAGTATAATACTAAAGAGCAATGATAATAAAAATGTTTTTTATAGTAAAAGAATAAAATCTAGGGGATAAAATATGATACAAATATACTTCATGTCTGTTTTGCTTAACATTTTGGGAGGAATAATACTTGCATTTCCAATATTAATAGAAAAAATAAAATTTTTTAAAATTTTTGAAGATTTTGTAAATTTAATAAACGATAACAAAAAGGTAAAAAGCATTTTTGGATTATTATTTTTAATAACTAGTACCCTTGAAATAATCAAGCCCTACAAATTGCCAATAATTGGAAATCTAATTCCAGCTATAAGTTTATTTTTAATTGGATTTATCTTGTTTTTAAAACAAAAATTACCTACAGAAGTTCAAAATAATAAAAAATATGGAAAATTTAAATCAATACTTGAAAGCAATCAGCAATTAATTGGCATTATATCAATCATTATTGGAATAATTCATTTTTTAGCAGCAGAAATACCTTTACTCTAAGATTAAAATAAAGATGTAATTATTAAAAAATAAAACTACTAAAAATCAGCTTGACTTTCGTATAAGCATTCTATATTATTACTATAATTTAATGTAATTTTAATTACTGGCCCAATAAGGGCCATAAATGGTATAAGGGAAAAAGATATAATGATATTTAGAACATATAAAAATTTGAAATTTATAATATTGCCTATGATAATACTGGGTTGCGCTTTTTTTAAAAAACCACAATCTGTACAACAAGACAGCAATACTGGAAAACCAATAAATGATGATAAGTTACATTCATTAAAAAAACCACAATCTGCAGAAGAACAAGAAAGCGATACTGGAAAACCAATAAGCGATGACAAATTACATTTAATATCGGGCAAAATTTTGAATAAAAAATTGCCAATCGTAAATGGCAATCATGACGTAACTTGGATAAAGACAAGGGCAATGACAATCTTGGATGAATATGGAAAAGAAATACCAGAATTCAAAAATAAATTTGGATATTCTTATATACTGTCTCCCATAAAACTGGATGATGTACATAGTAATTTTGTATCACTATTAATACTTTTTGAAACAACTAAAAATGGAGATAAAGAATATGAAATCGAAGATATTAAATTTGTAACAGCTGGGTCTACATTAGAGCTTAAAAATTCCCTTCTAGTTGTTGAAAACTCACAAGAAGAAGGATATGTTAATGCATACCCATTTGGAATATTGATGAGCGACGACATCAAAAATGCTTTCAAATTAACATATAAAAATGGTCAATGGAATTATATGCTTGCAAATTTAACCGTCAAAAACAAACTTACTCAAGAAACTAAAATTTATAAAATTTCGCTTAATTCAAAATTAATTATTGAATTTTTAAAAGAAGTACTAAAAGAAAATCCTGTCTTAAAAGACATAGCTGGAGATTTATTTGAAGATATATAATACATAACAAAAGGAAATATTTTATGAACATTAAAAAATTTATTTTAACCGTAATAATTCTTTCTCTAGCTAAAAATATTTTTTCTAAAAACGAAATTAATATCTTCGAAAATGAGAACTATATTGTAAAAGAAAATATAAAAACAACAATTAAAAAACTAAAACAAAGTTTTTTACTTGCATCTGTTGATATTGCCATTAGCCAACCTTACATGGAATTAGTAGATTTGAATGGAACTCCGATAAAAGAACTTGCCGGGGTTAGCTATTCATTCATAAATGCATTTTCAAAAATTGGATCTTCTGCTATTATTTCATTTGACCTATCAGACGAAGCTTCTAAAAAATACAAAATCACAAAATTAGAATTTTTAAGTCCAGATAAAGGCAATTTTATTGATCATCTAAGCAGCCTCGTCAGTGGAAAGCAGAAATCAAAAAAAGAACTTGCAAAAGACGCTTATTCATTTGGCACATTACGAACTGACTCTCTCTCAAAAACGATAGCAGAATATTATAAGGACAGCAACTGGTATTATATTTTGGCAGCAATAACGGTAGAGGGTAATATAGGTAAAGAAACTAAAAGATACAAAATTAGAATTAACCCTAAAATATATAATGATTTCCAAAAAAAATTGAGATTGCATTTTAAAAGCACCCAAATAAATAAATTTCCAATACCGATTATTGAATAAATCACAAATTAACAGAAAAAAGAATTTTACTTCTCTAAGAACACTAAATATATGATAATAAAAGAATGAGCAGTAACAAATCAATAATAATAAATTTAAATAATTTAGAGCATAACTTAAATTTAATTAAAAATAAAATCGGTGAAAAAGAAATAGTGGCTACCTTAAAAGGCGATGCGTATGGCCACGGACTTATAAATATCTTTAAATTTTTAAAAGCAAAAAAAATAAATTATTTTGGACTTTTCAATATTGAAGATGCCAAAATACTGAAAAAAATTGATCAAAGCACAAAAATACTGATGTACATTAAAGTGGATAAAAAAGAAATTAAAAATCTAATTAAACTTGAGCTATTACCATTTGTTGCTGATTTTGAATATCTATTTTTAATAGAAAAAGAATGCGCATTACAAAAAAATAAAATAAAAGTTCACTTAAAAATTGATATTGGCATGAATAGATATGGAATAAAAATAGATGATAATACCCTTGAAATGGCCACATATATTCAAAATTCAAAATTTTTAGAACTAGATGGGGTCTGCTCGCATCTACCAGCAACAGAAAACTTTAAAACCACACAAGAACAAATAGAGCAATTCTTATTTTTTTTAGAGACACTTAAACAAAAAAATATAAATCCAAAATTTGTCCATATTTCTAATTCGGGACACATTGTCAACTACAAGCTAAGTTCACAATTTAATATGGTAAGACCAGGTCTTATTCTTTACGGTTATTATCCATCACTAAAAAACAAAAAAAATCTCCCAAATTTTAAACCCGTATTGAACTTATTTTCAAAAGTAATATTTATAAAAAATGTAAAAAAAGGTGAAAAAATTTCATATTCAGGTTCATTTCAAGCCAAAGAAGATATGAAAATAGGAATTATCCCAATTGGATATTTCGATGGAATCCCACAAAATATAAATAATAATTTTTATTTTTTAATAAAAAATAAAAAATGTAAAATAAGGGGGAAGGTTTGCATGAATATAACAATAATAGAAATTCCTAAAGACTTGAAAGTTAAAACGGGTTCAAAAGTAGAAATTGTATCAGAAAAATTAAGCATAGACAAAATGAGCAAATTCTCTAAAAGAAGTCATTATGAATTACTATGTAATATAGGAAAATACGAGAACAGAAAATATTTATATTAAATTGCCCAAAGAATCATATTTTTGAAAATCTATTAAGTTGCCCCTAGCATCATAAATCCACTTATAAATTGCAAATCCCCCAACATCATCTCTTAATCTTAAATCCGGACCATGATTTGATTGTTTTGAAATTTTTCCAAATTTATTGTATTCATATTTATAAAAACTAACTCCATGAATATCATCTTGCAGTTGTCCCAAGCTGCCAAAATTTTTCTGAGAAACGAGCCTATTTTGCTTATCATATTCATATAAATATTCAAAAACAAAATTAGAATCAGCAACCAAAGCTCCATCCTTAGAATAATTTTTCTTTGAAATCATATTACCATTAGAATCGTAGCTAAATTTATATTTTGAAACGCCTCCAAAATCATCTACTGGATTAACAAAATCCCCACCAAAATGTTCTTGAGCAATCAAAAATCCTTCTTTGTCGTAAGAGTATCTGTAAATCATCACACCTTTAACATCGGCTATTAAATTAAAATTTTTATCAAAAAAAATATTTTCTATTAAATAAAAATTGTCATCATATTTATAACTATAAATAGCAATGCCTTTAAAATTGTCCATTATTTCATACTTTTCTTCATAAACAGTTGGAATATTTCTATTATAATTTTTGTTAATTTTGTTGCTATAGTTTATTATCCTTTTTTCATTATTTTGGATATAAAAAATAGTCTTCTTCATGGCATACCCATTTTGGCTGATTGTTAAATTATTATTATTGTCATAATTATATTCTTTGTAATAACAATCTTTCTCTTTCAAATAATATTCATAACGATAAATTGCCACATTATTTTCATCGGGAGTCAAATTGTTATTAATGTCATAATTTAAAATCTCAATAACTTTTCCATCAACATCATAATGATATATTTTAGTAGCTACAGAAAATGGATTTGAAACAGTGTGAGCTGATTTATCAAGATATTCCTCTTTAATTAGATTATGGTTAGCATCATAAGTTAATCTAAACCCACAAGTGCCATTTTTAGATCTTACAATATAACCATTCTCATCGCAATATAAAACCGTTTTAACAAATTTAGCATGATCATAACTAACCTTTGTAAAATATACATTATTCAAATCTTTAATTTGAATCCCTGTTTCATTAAATCTGTAAACACTGTATTCTCTCTCATTATCATATAAAAAATGATAATAAGAAACATCATATCTATCTCTAACCATTTCATTAGACTTATTATAATTAAAAATATTTTTAATCCTACCACTACCATCACTCATATACTCTATATGCTCAATGTAAACACCATTATTATTTTTAAAAGCAAGTCCCCTATTTAAAAATATACGTCTTTCATTGTTCTTAGATCTTTCTATTTTAATTTGATTTGCATTAAAAAAAGAAGGCATTAAAATGCTAAGCTTGCCAATATAATCAACTAAAATAAGATTATTATTGCGATCATAAGTGAATTTATATCCATACTCTTCCTCAGACTCTTCTTTTGTAATCTCATATTTGCCTACTATATTGTAATTAATAGAATAATCTGCAAACCTATAGTAAACTTCTTTTGAAAAAAGAGAAGTACTCACAAAAAATATTATAAATAACATGAATAAATTCCTTGATAAATCAAAATTATTTTGATAGATTTTATTATACAATAAATCTATCAAAAGGAACTTAAAATGGCAAAAATTTCTAAAAACGCCCAAAGAGTGGGGTCAAAAGAACTAATAAGTAGATGGGGAGGAAAAATTATAATGAAATCTAAATTTGAAAATGGAAAAATAAAGCATTATGCAGAATGCCAAACTTCAAAAAATACAGCAAGAAAACCGAAGGATTTATTTTAACAAATAAATCCACTTAGTTGCAAGCACTATTTTTTTTGTATTCTATCACTAAATTTAACCCATGCCTCGTCTTGCTCTTGCTTTGTATAGTTTTTATTTACTGCTTGCTTAGAAGGTGTTGTGCCTTTTTTAGGAAAAGAATTTCTAACTTGCGCTTTTATTTCTTCTCTTTGTTTTCTAATTTTTTCCAACTGTCTTTTAACTCTTTCGTTTGAATCAAAAAGACCACTTCCACTTTTATTCAAACCAGCTCTAAAATCTAACCTGGACAAAGCCTCTTTATAGCTTTGGTGTTTGCCTGTCAAAAACAAAAGAATTCTTTTAAACAAACTTAACTCTTTATAAGCAGCATTCAAAAGTGAATACAAATCAAGTTTATATATTTTATATAAAGGTAGCAATTCACTACTATTCTTAAAATATTTCGCCGCTTCAACTTTAATCAGATCCTTAATATGAACTTGAACACTTTGGGTTTTATAAATTCTTCTGTAATGAGAAACAATAAGGTCAAGAAATTTGACTTTATTTTTTAAGCAATACTCATTCATAATATATCTAGATACCAATCTATTTATAACTCCTTCTAAGCCTTCTTCCGTAAAAATAGAAGAAGAATCATCTCCAAAACTAAGAATTTTAAATATAATAACCTTCAATTCGCTATTAAGAAATTCTAAAACCTTTTCATATTCCTCTAGAAAAAACTCATATGCAAAGGGTTTGTACAAGTAAAAATTTTCTTTTACTTGAAATATCTTTGGCAAGATATCATTAATTTTAGATTCAAAAAAGTACATATTGGAAACTAATAAAAAATTTTCAGGATCGTTCAAGCCTTCAGAATAAACTTTTAAAATACTAAAAAATTCTTCTTTATCAATTGGGCCTTTTTTAAACTCTAAAGTCTTTTCAATTGATTTTAAAGATTCATCAATTTTAATAGCTTCTACAGCTTTAAGCTCTTCTAAGTCTTTTTCATTTTTAATAAAAAGATTAAGAAAATTCAAAAAAACAAAATAATTTTTTGAAAAAGTGATTCCCTTCTTGCCAAGAACTTCATCCTTAATTTCAATCATGCCAGAGAGAATCTTGGAAATAGCAGCAATAATATTCTTACCCTCTTCCAAAACTCTCTCATAATCAATAAGCTTTAATCCTTTTATTCTAACGAAAACATCTTTTACAACATTATTAGAAGCAATATTAAAAAATATTTTTTTTACAAATTCAATAAAATATAAAGCCCTGCTCGATGGAATTATTAATGATTTCCAAACCAATATTTCTTTCAGTCGTGACTTTGTTTCAAAAAATTTGTAATTAATATCTGAATCTGTAATAGTTATAAATTCATTCTGAAAAACCAACAAATTAGATTCTATATTCTTAACAGTAAGCAAAGAACTAAAAAGCTCTATTCCTATATAGGTTTTCAAAAATAAATCTTCAATAGAGTAATAATAAAAATCATAGCTGGCCTCATCGGTCAAAATTATGCTATCTGGTAAAAATTCTCCGCTTGGTGCTATTTTATTAGTAATTATTCCTCTTTTAACTTCATAAAGCTTGCGAAATAAAAAATCCAGCTCCCCTTTTAAACCTCTTATTTTTACAGAATGCTCTTCTATAAAAGAAGAATAATCTATAGAATCCTTTTTATAAGACAAAATTGTTTTCAAGATTGATTTTTGGGTATCAGAAGATATTCCTAGCTGAGAAATTAAAATATCTACTTCTTTGCTACTCATATAAAAAATTTCTGGTAATTTTTTCATACTGTTCCCTTATATTACATTTAAATAATAAAACATATTACATTAAAAATATATTAACAAGCTAAAATTAAGATCAAATAATCAATAAAAGTTAAATAACATTAAATTATATAAAATATATAAAAGTAAAAAAATCAAAGAAATGCCTCTACCAAAAACCCCTTTAAATTTAACCACTAAAAATAAAACTAAAGTTATAATCACCATTATACTAAAATCCACAATATAAATATCTTGCAACAAGATAGGCCTGAAAAAACTACTGCTAGCTAAAATAAAACCAATATTAAAAATATTGCTACCAATAATATTCCCAAATGCAATGTCTACCTCTTTTCTGATTATTGCAAAAAGAGATACAACAAGCTCTGGAACACTTGTTCCAAAAGCTACAACTATAATTCCAATCAACTTTTCACTAACATTAAAAACATTATTGGCAACATAAAGAGCCCCATCCACCAATAATTTTGACCCCAAATAAAGAAAATACATGCTAATAAAAAAACTTAATACATTTAAAAATATAAAATTTAAACCATAATTTAAATGGCTTACACCTTCTTGAAAAGAATTTTCCAAACTTGCATGCGCTTTTTCTTCTTTATAAAAAAATAATAAATAGGATAAAAACAAAATTAAAATACTCAATGAGCTGAAACGATTATAAGGTATTACAAAAAAAGAGTAAGATCCAAAATCAAACGAAAGCAGCAAAAGAAGAAACATTAATAAAAATAGAAACATAAAAGAAAGCTTAAGCCTTTTAAAATCTGCCTTAATTCTTAAAAAGAATCCCGCTAAAGGCAAGGCAAGCAACATATTAATAATATTACTACCAATAACATTAGAAACAACAATTTCATTTTTACCCTTAAAAGCCGCTATTAGACTTGTAAAAAGCTCTGGAGCACTTGTTGAAAAAGACACTATTGTAACTCCTATTAAAAGTGTTGGAATTTTTAAACAAGTAGCAATGCCAACTGAGCTTTTTAAAAGCAAATCACCGCCGAGATATAACAAAAAAATACCAAACCCTAGATAAAAAAATTGGATTAAATGTTCCAAATGAATCTCCTTTATAAGAAACAATAATTAAAAAGAATCTAAATATTCTTTTAAACTTCCTTTAACCATATAATAAACATTAGATGCGTTCCAAAGACTAAAACCGCTGCTAAAAGACTCTTTGACGCCTTTGAGCTGAAACTTTAAATATTTCAAATAAATCTCGTCATCCACAAACCTTTCTTTTCCCAACAAAAAAGCTTGAACATAAGGCCTAATAACAACCTTATCTAGAGAAAACACAAATGCTCTATCGCCTCCCTCTTTATAAATCTTATAAGCTCTTTTTGTATAATAAGAATTGCTTGGTAAAAAATCATCGGTATAGTGCGAGGGATAAAACATAGGGGATACAACGTCAACATAATCTGATAACATTGAAATATTTTGCCCAATACTATTGGTAGGAAACCAACCATTGTATCCATAAATATCAACAGAAATAGGAACATAAAGCTGTTCTCTTGCCATAACCAAAAAAGATTCAAGAGCATCAACGGGCAACATCTCATACTTATTTATTCTTGAGGTCGCAAGAGATACAGGACCATCTGATGGAAATCTAATATAATCAAATTGTATCTCATCAACTCCAAAAGATTGTATTTCTTTTGCAATAGAAATATTATACTCCCAAGTAGCAGGAGAAAAAATATCTACCCAATGCTCTAATTGCACATATTTCACAAGACCGCTAGAATCAACCTTTTTAATAAAATTAGCCCAAGGTTTATTGGTCCTTTTATTCCAAAGAGCATGCTTAAAATTATCATAATAATACAATTTTGCATCTTTAAATACAACACACCTAGCAATAACATAAATTCCAAGCTCTTTAGCTTTTTTAAGAATATAAGAAACATCAATCAAGTTTTTAACAGCTTTTAACTTATTGGGCAAAGAAAGCTTGCTAGAATAAGTTAAATTTCCACTATCATCTTTAAAATCAATTACAACGGCATTCATGCCTGAATCTTTAATAAATTTAAATCTTTCATCAACTGCCCTATTATCACGCAATGTGTATGCTGTTAAATAAATAGACCCTTTGTTTTTAGCAAGCTGCATCCTTTGTGATTTTTCAGCAAAATCCTTATCTTGTAGAGATAATTTTCCAACAAATGTCCATTGCCCATTAAAATAAGAATAAAAATGATTATCATATGTTCTGACTAAAATTTTTTCCACATTCTTGCTAGATAAATCTAAAATACGTATTATTTGCTTTTTAAAAGGAAAAGATATTTTTTTAAGAAATCCCTTTTTCTGACTAATTAAAAAAATATCTCCATAAACTCCAGAAGAAAAATATAAATTATTTACATCTTCTTTTGAAAATTCAACAGCACTAATAATATCATAATACCCTGCGCCCAGATAAATCTGAGGAAGTAAACGATTTAAATTTTTAAAACTAACAGCTCCATCAATGCTTAGATAAATGCCATGAATCGCAGTTCCAATAGCAATACGCTTATAATCTCCTTGAGAGAAAGCACTTGATGTAATATACGCACTACTGTTAAATTTGCTAATTCCAACCAATTCCCTAAAATTCTTTGAATAGTCATAAGAAACGTAAAGATTATTGCTTGTAGTTAAAAATGAACTTGAAGAATAAATATCCTCATAAATAGAAGTAATCCGACTGGGGGTAAGCCCATGAAAAGGGTAAATCCACCTAGAATCTATACCATTAACTTTAACTTTAGTTATTTTCCCATTAATATTTTTACTTAAAAATCCTTTATGAAC
The nucleotide sequence above comes from Borrelia maritima. Encoded proteins:
- a CDS encoding LIC_12708 family protein, with amino-acid sequence MKKHYKSLILSLLFAIISCNTKTLNELGEEQFKIPFGSLPGAIMPLDDKFTNSKFDIKTYNGLVYIAEIKTNKLMIFNSYGKLIQTYQNGIFKTNPDLKIKKIDFEGIQAIYPLKDFIIVSDKLNNKKSKFNQKENIAYFMRILILNKNSSVEILGQEGLNGTPFPQIYDVNVDENGNIAIISIYSEGYIIYSYNKEFSPLYKIYVNKNLLNTIDNPKKKYNISIDKVFFEVNKKTLYVKTTYYENIGDNENINDLGIKIKDQYIYKMSLKKNKELEVISKIALPKNLLDDKQESFINIIKIQKDKIIASTNMKNLSNNLIWKLDSKGLIKEQIALIEPRNLIFLSESLSKDGILSILYGGKTGVSVYWWNLNTLLKL
- a CDS encoding S2/P23 family protein, which codes for MIFRTYKNLKFIILPMIILGCAFFKKPQSVQQDSNTGKPINDDKLHSLKKPQSAEEQESDTGKPISDDKLHLISGKILNKKLPIVNGNHDVTWIKTRAMTILDEYGKEIPEFKNKFGYSYILSPIKLDDVHSNFVSLLILFETTKNGDKEYEIEDIKFVTAGSTLELKNSLLVVENSQEEGYVNAYPFGILMSDDIKNAFKLTYKNGQWNYMLANLTVKNKLTQETKIYKISLNSKLIIEFLKEVLKENPVLKDIAGDLFEDI
- a CDS encoding BB0158 famile outer surface lipoprotein, with protein sequence MNIKKFILTVIILSLAKNIFSKNEINIFENENYIVKENIKTTIKKLKQSFLLASVDIAISQPYMELVDLNGTPIKELAGVSYSFINAFSKIGSSAIISFDLSDEASKKYKITKLEFLSPDKGNFIDHLSSLVSGKQKSKKELAKDAYSFGTLRTDSLSKTIAEYYKDSNWYYILAAITVEGNIGKETKRYKIRINPKIYNDFQKKLRLHFKSTQINKFPIPIIE
- the alr gene encoding alanine racemase — encoded protein: MYDNKRMSSNKSIIINLNNLEHNLNLIKNKIGEKEIVATLKGDAYGHGLINIFKFLKAKKINYFGLFNIEDAKILKKIDQSTKILMYIKVDKKEIKNLIKLELLPFVADFEYLFLIEKECALQKNKIKVHLKIDIGMNRYGIKIDDNTLEMATYIQNSKFLELDGVCSHLPATENFKTTQEQIEQFLFFLETLKQKNINPKFVHISNSGHIVNYKLSSQFNMVRPGLILYGYYPSLKNKKNLPNFKPVLNLFSKVIFIKNVKKGEKISYSGSFQAKEDMKIGIIPIGYFDGIPQNINNNFYFLIKNKKCKIRGKVCMNITIIEIPKDLKVKTGSKVEIVSEKLSIDKMSKFSKRSHYELLCNIGKYENRKYLY
- a CDS encoding calcium/sodium antiporter, whose product is MEHLIQFFYLGFGIFLLYLGGDLLLKSSVGIATCLKIPTLLIGVTIVSFSTSAPELFTSLIAAFKGKNEIVVSNVIGSNIINMLLALPLAGFFLRIKADFKRLKLSFMFLFLLMFLLLLLSFDFGSYSFFVIPYNRFSSLSILILFLSYLLFFYKEEKAHASLENSFQEGVSHLNYGLNFIFLNVLSFFISMYFLYLGSKLLVDGALYVANNVFNVSEKLIGIIVVAFGTSVPELVVSLFAIIRKEVDIAFGNIIGSNIFNIGFILASSSFFRPILLQDIYIVDFSIMVIITLVLFLVVKFKGVFGRGISLIFLLLYILYNLMLFNFY
- a CDS encoding putative glycoside hydrolase, with translation MCMKIFIYWIVIFFFFAFKVFSVFSLTDEEFFKKYSLFFVHKGFLSKNINGKITKVKVNGIDSRWIYPFHGLTPSRITSIYEDIYSSSSFLTTSNNLYVSYDYSKNFRELVGISKFNSSAYITSSAFSQGDYKRIAIGTAIHGIYLSIDGAVSFKNLNRLLPQIYLGAGYYDIISAVEFSKEDVNNLYFSSGVYGDIFLISQKKGFLKKISFPFKKQIIRILDLSSKNVEKILVRTYDNHFYSYFNGQWTFVGKLSLQDKDFAEKSQRMQLAKNKGSIYLTAYTLRDNRAVDERFKFIKDSGMNAVVIDFKDDSGNLTYSSKLSLPNKLKAVKNLIDVSYILKKAKELGIYVIARCVVFKDAKLYYYDNFKHALWNKRTNKPWANFIKKVDSSGLVKYVQLEHWVDIFSPATWEYNISIAKEIQSFGVDEIQFDYIRFPSDGPVSLATSRINKYEMLPVDALESFLVMAREQLYVPISVDIYGYNGWFPTNSIGQNISMLSDYVDVVSPMFYPSHYTDDFLPSNSYYTKRAYKIYKEGGDRAFVFSLDKVVIRPYVQAFLLGKERFVDDEIYLKYLKFQLKGVKESFSSGFSLWNASNVYYMVKGSLKEYLDSF